A single genomic interval of Ramlibacter pinisoli harbors:
- a CDS encoding amidohydrolase family protein — protein sequence MSQVPWSAGASLPALRVPPGSVDAHHHIYDARFPYDAHASLRPPPATVADYQRLQRKLGLARSVVVQPSSYGTDNRCLVDALQQLGTSARGVAVIDSACTHADLEDLDRAGVRGIRFNLSRPAGAAVESLQVLAERIAPLGWHVQVHALGPAYLQLEDVLSRLPVTLVIDHLGRVDPASPDRDRILAVLRRLADNGRTWIKVSGAYHDTRTGAPSYADTGAMARDWLARYPERTVWGTDWPHPSAVAGEKVLPDDAALLDCLGSWLPAGTALERLLVGNPSQLYGFDAPVTG from the coding sequence ATGAGCCAGGTGCCCTGGTCGGCGGGCGCATCGCTTCCTGCCCTTCGCGTGCCCCCGGGAAGCGTCGATGCGCACCACCACATCTACGACGCGCGCTTCCCGTACGACGCGCACGCCTCGTTGCGGCCGCCGCCGGCCACCGTGGCCGACTACCAGCGGTTGCAGCGCAAGCTGGGTCTCGCCCGCAGCGTCGTCGTCCAGCCGTCGAGCTACGGCACCGACAACCGTTGCCTGGTCGACGCGCTGCAGCAGCTCGGCACCTCCGCACGCGGCGTCGCGGTCATCGACTCCGCTTGCACCCACGCCGACCTCGAAGATCTCGACCGGGCCGGGGTGCGCGGCATCCGCTTCAACCTCTCGCGGCCCGCGGGAGCGGCGGTGGAGAGCCTGCAGGTGCTCGCGGAGCGCATCGCGCCGCTCGGCTGGCATGTGCAGGTGCATGCGCTCGGCCCGGCCTACCTGCAGCTGGAAGACGTGCTGTCCCGTCTGCCGGTCACGCTGGTCATCGACCACCTGGGGCGCGTCGACCCCGCGTCGCCTGACCGCGATCGCATCCTCGCCGTGCTGCGCCGGCTGGCCGACAACGGACGCACCTGGATCAAGGTGTCCGGCGCGTACCACGACACCCGAACGGGCGCGCCGTCCTACGCGGACACGGGTGCCATGGCCAGGGACTGGCTGGCGCGGTATCCGGAACGCACGGTCTGGGGCACGGACTGGCCGCACCCGTCGGCGGTTGCCGGCGAGAAAGTCCTGCCGGATGACGCTGCGCTGCTGGACTGCCTCGGCAGCTGGCTGCCCGCCGGCACCGCACTGGAGCGGCTTCTGGTGGGCAACCCGTCGCAGCTCTATGGATTCGATGCCCCGGTCACCGGTTGA
- a CDS encoding NAD(P)-dependent oxidoreductase: protein MDRIKVFLSYTREELAGYYSERGLALLRDHVDLVFNETGRVLRGRELAEAAQACRIILAHRSTPGDAETFHASPGLVAFLRGAVDISTIDVAAASACGVLVTHATAGFGTAVAELALGMIFDLARGISRARHLYAGTDDPVLPKGLQVRGSTVGIVGYGTIGRQLAAMCKALDCKVLVSDPHSSIAEPGIEHCTLDELLPRADFVVCLAPSIPQTRNMVDASFLRAMKEGACFLNLSRGELVDDDALEQALDSGRLRGAGLDVGTAKDQKPAARFLRRPDVVAMPHVGGMTGPAREHQTMDTVRQVIALAQGREPEHMVNAAQAHRLRPFLDSRRQP from the coding sequence ATGGATCGCATCAAGGTCTTCCTCAGTTACACCCGCGAGGAGCTCGCGGGCTACTACAGCGAGCGCGGCCTGGCCCTGCTGCGCGACCACGTCGACCTCGTCTTCAACGAGACCGGGCGGGTCCTGCGCGGCCGGGAACTGGCCGAGGCGGCGCAGGCGTGCCGGATCATCCTCGCGCACCGGTCGACACCCGGCGACGCCGAAACGTTCCACGCGTCGCCCGGCCTGGTCGCATTCCTGCGCGGAGCCGTGGACATCTCCACGATCGACGTCGCCGCCGCTTCCGCGTGCGGCGTGCTCGTCACGCATGCCACGGCCGGCTTCGGGACCGCGGTCGCCGAACTCGCCCTGGGAATGATCTTCGACCTCGCGCGCGGCATCTCGCGCGCGCGCCACCTGTATGCCGGGACCGACGACCCGGTGCTCCCCAAGGGCCTGCAGGTGCGCGGTTCGACGGTGGGCATCGTGGGCTACGGCACGATCGGCCGGCAGCTCGCGGCGATGTGCAAGGCGCTGGACTGCAAGGTGCTCGTCTCCGATCCGCACTCGTCGATCGCGGAGCCGGGCATCGAGCATTGCACGCTGGACGAGTTGCTGCCGCGGGCGGACTTTGTCGTCTGCCTCGCGCCGTCGATCCCGCAGACGCGGAACATGGTCGACGCCAGCTTCCTCCGCGCCATGAAGGAGGGGGCCTGTTTCCTGAACCTGTCGCGCGGCGAGCTGGTGGACGACGACGCGCTCGAGCAGGCGCTGGACAGCGGCCGGCTGCGCGGAGCGGGGCTGGACGTCGGAACGGCGAAGGACCAGAAGCCCGCGGCCCGGTTCCTGCGCCGGCCCGACGTCGTCGCCATGCCCCATGTCGGCGGCATGACGGGCCCGGCCCGCGAGCACCAGACCATGGACACGGTCCGCCAGGTCATCGCGCTGGCCCAGGGCCGGGAGCCCGAGCACATGGTCAATGCGGCGCAAGCCCATCGCCTGCGGCCGTTCCTCGACAGCAGGAGGCAGCCATGA
- a CDS encoding CaiB/BaiF CoA transferase family protein, translated as MTQASGPLAGIRVLDLSAYIAGPYGCALLADLGAEVIKIEPPVGDNLRKYPSTLAAESRAFLGVNRSKRGVVLDLKQPRDLQRLLALVVDADVLVHNFRPEVPARLGIAYEQLRAVNPRLVYCAVTGYGDTGPLRDKAGYDQVLQTMTGMAAQQGPAGGPPEILYGSVVDYYAASLVTSGVTAALYEREKSGKGQSVGVSLLRSALAMQSARLVWTDSEPRDVGGRDMRSGGITGIHPTREGWLYISANTPHFWTALCGKTGLQELLVERYDSVRKRAQHAQEIVPKLHGALAHRSALEWEALFGEEVPCAAAREVEDMFDFPQVQAEGLISRFEHPVVGGYRAFSGAWEFGRTPGPAPFAAPAIDQHGDELREEADRKGG; from the coding sequence ATGACCCAAGCTTCCGGCCCGCTGGCGGGCATCCGCGTCCTCGACCTCAGCGCATACATTGCCGGCCCCTACGGCTGCGCGCTGCTCGCCGACCTGGGCGCGGAGGTGATCAAGATCGAGCCCCCCGTTGGCGACAACCTGCGCAAGTACCCGTCCACGCTGGCAGCGGAGAGCCGCGCGTTCCTGGGCGTCAACCGCAGCAAGCGCGGCGTCGTGCTGGACCTGAAGCAGCCGCGCGACCTGCAGCGGCTGCTCGCCCTCGTGGTGGACGCGGACGTGCTGGTGCACAACTTCCGCCCCGAGGTGCCCGCGCGGCTCGGCATCGCGTACGAGCAGCTGCGCGCCGTCAACCCGCGCCTGGTGTACTGCGCGGTCACCGGGTATGGCGACACCGGTCCGCTGCGCGACAAGGCCGGCTACGACCAGGTGCTGCAGACGATGACCGGCATGGCCGCGCAGCAGGGCCCGGCGGGCGGACCGCCGGAGATCCTGTATGGATCGGTCGTCGACTACTACGCGGCTTCGCTCGTCACCAGCGGCGTGACGGCAGCGCTGTACGAGCGCGAGAAGAGCGGCAAAGGCCAGTCCGTGGGCGTGTCGCTGCTGCGGTCCGCGCTGGCGATGCAGTCCGCGCGCCTGGTCTGGACCGACAGCGAGCCGCGCGACGTCGGTGGCCGCGACATGCGCTCGGGCGGCATCACCGGCATCCATCCGACGCGCGAAGGCTGGCTCTACATCTCGGCGAACACGCCCCATTTCTGGACGGCGCTGTGCGGGAAGACCGGCCTGCAGGAGCTGCTGGTCGAGCGCTACGACAGCGTGCGCAAGCGCGCGCAGCATGCGCAGGAGATCGTGCCGAAGCTGCATGGGGCACTCGCGCATCGCTCCGCGCTGGAATGGGAAGCGCTGTTCGGGGAGGAGGTCCCCTGCGCCGCCGCCCGCGAGGTCGAAGACATGTTCGACTTCCCGCAGGTGCAGGCCGAAGGCCTGATCTCCCGCTTCGAGCATCCCGTCGTGGGCGGCTATCGGGCCTTCTCCGGGGCATGGGAGTTCGGGCGGACGCCCGGACCGGCACCCTTCGCCGCACCGGCGATCGACCAGCACGGGGATGAACTCAGGGAAGAGGCGGACCGCAAGGGCGGTTGA
- a CDS encoding LysR family transcriptional regulator: MPQTDLHLRDLRFFEAIAESGHMGQAAEKIGRSQPALSKCVRRLEEAVGSPLFERDGRGIRLTAVGEVLRQRAQVLRGAADYALREVSDFAHGRAGHVRIGSGPIAADFLLPELCRLVLRDGARTTVSIVIGPSWELHEDLRNGKIDMLIGLTTEGETEFRSVPIVEDVVVVAARRNHPIFRQRRITMESLLQYAWALPSPNIPSRQWLDLTFASNGYARPNVQIEAGSIPLLPRMIARTDLLSFVSRHTLALHRGRELKEVAFAPTTLRRKLGVTSRRGGVLSPAAQHVMTLLESDGAALFRQALRGAGSA; the protein is encoded by the coding sequence ATGCCACAGACGGATCTGCACCTGCGGGACCTGCGCTTCTTCGAAGCGATCGCGGAGTCGGGGCACATGGGCCAGGCGGCCGAGAAGATCGGCCGCAGCCAGCCGGCGCTGAGCAAGTGCGTGCGCCGGCTCGAGGAGGCGGTGGGCAGCCCCCTGTTCGAACGCGACGGCCGGGGCATCCGCCTCACCGCCGTGGGCGAGGTGCTGCGCCAGCGGGCGCAGGTGCTGCGCGGCGCGGCCGACTACGCGCTGCGCGAAGTCAGCGACTTCGCGCACGGGCGGGCCGGCCATGTGCGGATCGGCAGCGGCCCGATCGCGGCCGACTTCCTGCTGCCCGAACTGTGCCGGCTGGTCCTGCGCGATGGCGCAAGGACCACGGTGAGCATCGTGATCGGCCCGAGCTGGGAACTGCACGAGGACCTGCGCAACGGCAAGATCGACATGCTGATCGGCCTGACGACCGAGGGCGAGACCGAGTTCCGGTCGGTGCCGATCGTCGAGGACGTGGTCGTGGTGGCCGCGCGCCGCAACCACCCCATCTTCCGGCAGCGGCGCATCACGATGGAGTCGCTGCTGCAGTATGCGTGGGCACTGCCCAGCCCGAACATCCCCAGCCGCCAGTGGCTGGACCTGACCTTCGCGTCGAACGGCTATGCCAGGCCCAACGTGCAGATCGAAGCGGGGTCGATCCCGCTGTTGCCGCGCATGATTGCGCGCACCGATCTCCTGAGCTTCGTCTCGCGGCACACGCTGGCGCTGCACCGTGGCCGCGAACTCAAGGAAGTGGCATTCGCCCCGACGACACTGCGCCGCAAGCTCGGCGTCACCAGCCGCCGCGGCGGCGTGCTGTCGCCGGCCGCGCAGCACGTGATGACCCTGCTGGAGTCCGACGGGGCCGCGCTGTTCCGGCAGGCGCTGCGGGGTGCCGGTTCGGCCTGA
- a CDS encoding tripartite tricarboxylate transporter substrate-binding protein — protein sequence MKTLVLRSVLGLACALPLATWAQAPAWPAKPVTLVVGSAPGGSNDTFARAIGKKLAEVLGQPVVVDNKPAGGGVLANAIVAKAPPDGYTLVVLSSTFTTGAAVRTNLQYDAVKSFKPVAMLGKGPLLVTVPTESPYKTIGDLVAAAKADPGKLNYGTSGSGSINHFATELFMDGAGIKMTHVPYKGMGPATTDLLSSQIQVLVASAPSILGQVKGGRARALAVTSAARSPVAPDLPSLEQSGYKGSATELWWGVLAPAGTPQPVVDRLNTEINRIVLSPEMKDFFLKEGAEPAAMKPAEFEAFIAAEIGRWKQVAKAADIKAE from the coding sequence GTGAAGACTCTTGTATTGCGCTCCGTGCTGGGCCTGGCCTGCGCACTTCCCCTCGCGACATGGGCGCAGGCGCCCGCGTGGCCGGCCAAGCCGGTGACGCTGGTCGTGGGCAGCGCGCCCGGCGGTTCCAACGACACGTTTGCCCGGGCGATCGGCAAGAAGCTCGCCGAGGTGCTGGGCCAGCCGGTCGTGGTGGACAACAAGCCCGCCGGCGGTGGCGTGCTGGCGAACGCCATCGTCGCCAAGGCGCCGCCCGACGGCTACACCCTGGTGGTGCTGTCGTCCACGTTCACGACGGGCGCCGCGGTGCGCACCAATTTGCAGTACGACGCGGTCAAGAGTTTCAAGCCGGTGGCCATGCTGGGAAAGGGGCCCCTCCTGGTGACGGTGCCCACCGAGTCGCCGTACAAGACCATCGGTGACCTGGTGGCCGCCGCCAAGGCTGATCCCGGCAAGCTGAACTACGGCACGTCAGGCTCGGGCAGCATCAACCATTTCGCCACCGAGCTGTTCATGGACGGCGCCGGCATCAAGATGACGCACGTGCCGTACAAGGGCATGGGGCCCGCCACGACCGATCTGCTCTCCAGCCAGATCCAGGTGCTGGTCGCGAGTGCGCCGTCCATCCTGGGGCAGGTCAAGGGCGGGCGCGCCCGCGCGTTGGCCGTGACATCGGCCGCACGCTCGCCGGTCGCGCCCGACCTTCCGTCGCTGGAGCAGTCCGGCTACAAGGGCAGCGCCACCGAGCTGTGGTGGGGCGTGCTGGCACCGGCGGGCACGCCGCAGCCGGTCGTGGATCGCCTCAACACCGAGATCAACCGCATCGTGCTGTCCCCCGAGATGAAGGACTTCTTCCTGAAGGAGGGCGCGGAGCCGGCGGCGATGAAGCCGGCAGAATTCGAGGCCTTCATCGCCGCCGAGATCGGCCGCTGGAAGCAAGTTGCGAAAGCGGCGGACATCAAGGCCGAATGA
- a CDS encoding Bug family tripartite tricarboxylate transporter substrate binding protein: protein MNPSRRSLLASALLAPVAAIHRPVLAQADWPSRPIKLIVAFAPGGFTDIAARLLADSLSRKLGQPVFVDNRAGAAGMIGTQAAAQAGNDGYTILLGTISTHAIDVGLGKKLPYDPAKDFLPISGVAKGPLVMVVPPSLGVKNVSELIARAKASPGKLTYASGGNGTTSHLAAELFKSIAGVDMLHVPYKSPSLATTGILGGQVDVMFDTVPTSLPHVSAGKLVALGVTGNQSVDLMKNVPALGPVLKGFNPDTWAVLFAPAGVKPEIASRLSAAVRDSLAAPEVQKRLSDIGMVPFPVQGRDIAEFIRNDTTRWADLIAKNHITVD, encoded by the coding sequence TTGAACCCATCGCGTCGATCCCTCCTGGCTTCCGCGCTGCTCGCGCCGGTCGCCGCCATCCATCGTCCGGTGCTGGCCCAGGCCGATTGGCCGTCGCGCCCCATCAAGCTCATCGTCGCCTTCGCCCCGGGCGGCTTCACCGACATCGCCGCACGGTTGCTGGCCGATTCGCTGTCGCGCAAGCTGGGCCAGCCGGTGTTCGTCGACAACCGCGCCGGTGCGGCGGGCATGATCGGCACGCAGGCGGCAGCCCAGGCCGGCAACGACGGCTACACGATCCTGCTGGGCACCATCAGCACGCATGCGATCGACGTCGGCCTGGGCAAGAAGCTGCCCTACGACCCGGCGAAGGATTTCCTGCCGATTTCGGGCGTCGCCAAGGGGCCGCTGGTCATGGTGGTGCCACCCTCCCTCGGGGTGAAGAACGTCAGCGAACTGATCGCCCGCGCCAAGGCCAGTCCCGGCAAGCTCACCTACGCCTCCGGCGGGAACGGCACGACGAGCCATCTCGCGGCCGAACTGTTCAAGTCCATCGCCGGCGTGGACATGCTGCACGTCCCATACAAGAGCCCGTCACTCGCGACCACGGGCATCCTGGGCGGCCAGGTGGACGTGATGTTCGACACCGTGCCGACCTCGCTGCCGCACGTGAGTGCCGGCAAGCTCGTGGCGCTGGGCGTGACCGGCAACCAGAGTGTCGACCTGATGAAGAACGTGCCCGCCCTCGGCCCTGTGCTGAAGGGATTCAATCCGGACACCTGGGCGGTCCTGTTCGCGCCTGCCGGCGTGAAGCCCGAGATCGCGTCTAGGCTCAGCGCCGCGGTCCGCGACTCGCTGGCGGCGCCCGAGGTGCAGAAGCGGCTCTCCGACATCGGCATGGTGCCGTTCCCCGTGCAAGGCCGCGACATCGCGGAGTTCATCCGCAACGACACGACGCGCTGGGCGGACCTCATCGCCAAGAACCACATCACCGTCGACTGA
- a CDS encoding RraA family protein has product MGSSDSNASWPPGYAIHPRPQPVARHLVDAFRAIPVSAIGDVMGRSTGTMGLRQYHARLDTVLCGTAFTVRVRPGDNLMIHKALLMAQAGDVLVIDGGGDLTQALVGGLMRTTCVARGLAGLVLDGAVRDLCEWAEEGMPIFARGHTHRGPSKEGPGEINVPVAVASLPVLPGDLVVGDADGVIAIPAARVEDVLQKARQHLEREAQTREKNRSGTADPERFDAILRAKGLPV; this is encoded by the coding sequence ATGGGATCCAGCGACAGCAACGCCTCGTGGCCCCCGGGCTACGCCATCCATCCGCGGCCGCAACCGGTCGCCCGGCACCTCGTCGACGCCTTCCGCGCGATCCCGGTCTCCGCGATCGGCGACGTCATGGGCCGCTCCACCGGCACGATGGGGCTGCGTCAGTACCATGCGCGACTCGACACGGTGCTGTGCGGCACGGCCTTCACCGTGCGCGTGCGGCCCGGTGACAACCTGATGATCCACAAGGCGCTGCTGATGGCCCAGGCCGGCGATGTGCTGGTCATCGACGGCGGCGGCGACCTGACGCAGGCGCTGGTCGGCGGCCTGATGCGTACCACCTGCGTGGCGCGCGGACTGGCCGGACTGGTGCTCGACGGTGCCGTGCGCGACCTGTGCGAATGGGCGGAAGAGGGCATGCCCATCTTCGCGCGCGGGCACACGCACCGCGGCCCCAGCAAGGAAGGGCCGGGAGAGATCAACGTGCCGGTGGCGGTGGCAAGCCTGCCCGTGCTGCCCGGCGACCTGGTCGTCGGCGATGCCGACGGCGTCATCGCGATCCCGGCTGCGCGTGTGGAGGACGTGCTGCAGAAGGCGCGCCAGCACCTCGAGCGCGAGGCGCAGACGCGGGAGAAGAACCGCAGCGGCACGGCCGATCCGGAGCGCTTCGATGCGATCCTGCGCGCGAAGGGCCTGCCCGTCTGA
- a CDS encoding HpcH/HpaI aldolase/citrate lyase family protein, with protein sequence MRSKLFVPGSRPELFAKALAGPADGISIDLEDAVVEDRKAEARAHVRDWLRAAPVHDKLIIVRVNAMDTPHFEADLAAIVQPGLHVLNLPKPNTADEVRAASEAIARAERANGVEKPVRLLLNIETPRALREAAVLACADPRVMGLQVGLGDLFENHAIHRREMAAVHHVLLMVRFAAAEAGVEAYDGAYADVRDTAGYLEEARFARRLGFAGKSCIHPSQVPLANEAFRPDDEEIAHALRVVQAARLAEADGAGAWLVDGRMIDKPFLLRARAIVATAERLGLVPHA encoded by the coding sequence ATGAGAAGCAAGCTGTTCGTCCCGGGCTCCCGCCCGGAGTTGTTCGCCAAGGCGCTGGCCGGTCCGGCCGATGGGATCTCCATCGACCTCGAGGATGCCGTCGTCGAGGACCGCAAGGCCGAGGCGCGCGCCCACGTGCGCGACTGGCTGCGTGCCGCGCCCGTCCACGACAAGCTGATCATCGTGCGCGTCAATGCGATGGACACGCCGCACTTCGAGGCCGACCTGGCGGCCATTGTGCAGCCGGGGCTGCACGTGCTGAACCTGCCCAAGCCGAACACGGCCGACGAGGTGCGCGCCGCAAGCGAGGCGATCGCGCGCGCCGAACGCGCCAACGGCGTCGAGAAGCCGGTGCGGCTGCTGCTGAACATCGAGACGCCCCGGGCGTTGCGCGAAGCCGCCGTGCTCGCATGCGCCGATCCGCGCGTGATGGGCCTGCAGGTGGGTCTGGGCGACCTGTTCGAGAACCACGCCATCCACCGCCGCGAAATGGCGGCGGTTCATCACGTGCTGCTGATGGTGCGGTTCGCCGCGGCCGAAGCGGGCGTGGAGGCGTACGACGGCGCCTATGCCGACGTGCGCGACACCGCGGGCTACCTCGAGGAAGCGAGGTTCGCGCGCCGCCTCGGTTTCGCGGGCAAGAGCTGCATCCATCCGAGCCAGGTGCCGCTGGCCAACGAAGCCTTCCGTCCGGACGACGAGGAGATCGCGCACGCGCTGCGCGTGGTGCAGGCCGCGCGACTGGCCGAGGCCGACGGCGCTGGCGCATGGCTCGTCGACGGCCGCATGATCGACAAGCCCTTCCTGCTGCGCGCGCGTGCCATCGTCGCGACTGCGGAGCGGCTCGGCCTGGTCCCGCACGCGTGA
- a CDS encoding NAD(P)-dependent oxidoreductase, with translation MTAPRLAAAGVDVLRQAGARVVYTTRPDDAGEIEALMASEPIDAVISRTVQLSGKAIDACPTLKVISKHGVGVSNIDVAAATARGIPVFMTPGANAASVAELALGLMLAAARHVGYMHGELQAGRWTRKQDGIELRGRTLGLVGFGQVAQRLSRIALAMDMQVLAFDPALQNKPSPVPGVSLQPSLDALLPQADVLSLHVPLTERTRGMVGARELALLPPGAILVNTARGEVVDEPALVAALERGALHAAGLDTMAVEPLPAGHALARLPNVVLTPHVGGSTPAALAAMASGAAHNVLQWLDGKPVSAQLCVNPETLTEKAL, from the coding sequence GTGACTGCTCCCCGCCTCGCGGCCGCCGGCGTCGACGTGCTGCGCCAGGCCGGGGCGCGCGTGGTCTACACCACCCGCCCCGACGATGCCGGCGAAATCGAAGCCCTGATGGCGAGCGAGCCCATCGATGCCGTCATCTCGCGGACCGTCCAGTTGTCCGGCAAGGCCATCGACGCCTGTCCGACGCTGAAGGTGATCTCGAAGCACGGCGTGGGCGTGAGCAACATCGACGTGGCGGCCGCCACGGCACGCGGCATTCCGGTGTTCATGACCCCGGGCGCCAACGCGGCTTCGGTCGCGGAACTGGCGCTCGGCCTGATGCTCGCCGCCGCGCGGCACGTGGGCTACATGCACGGCGAACTGCAGGCCGGCCGCTGGACACGCAAGCAGGACGGCATCGAGCTGCGCGGCCGGACGCTGGGGCTCGTCGGCTTCGGCCAGGTCGCGCAGCGCCTGTCGCGCATCGCCCTGGCGATGGACATGCAGGTGCTTGCGTTCGATCCCGCCTTGCAGAACAAGCCGAGCCCCGTGCCCGGCGTCTCGCTGCAGCCCAGCCTCGACGCGCTGCTGCCGCAGGCCGACGTGCTGAGCCTGCACGTGCCGCTCACGGAGCGCACGCGCGGGATGGTCGGGGCGCGGGAACTCGCGCTGCTCCCGCCAGGCGCGATCCTCGTGAACACCGCGCGCGGCGAAGTGGTGGACGAGCCTGCGCTGGTCGCAGCGCTCGAGCGGGGCGCCCTGCACGCCGCCGGCCTCGACACCATGGCTGTCGAGCCCCTGCCCGCCGGGCACGCGCTGGCCCGCCTGCCCAACGTCGTGCTCACACCCCATGTGGGCGGATCGACGCCGGCCGCACTGGCCGCCATGGCATCGGGTGCCGCCCACAACGTCCTCCAATGGCTCGACGGCAAGCCCGTCAGTGCCCAGCTTTGCGTCAACCCCGAAACCCTCACCGAGAAAGCGCTCTGA
- a CDS encoding Bug family tripartite tricarboxylate transporter substrate binding protein, protein MQRREFLGGALAAVAPTAFAQGPSQYPNKPIRLVVPFPAGGGTDATSRLIAEKFTSTLGWTVVVDNKPGAGGNIGLDAVAKSAPDGYTIGMGQASNLAINPSLYAKMPFDPLRDLTPIVSVAEQPVVLVVRADSPLKTFADFVQAARARPGKVGIAQAGNGTVGHLAGELLERRAGVQVLQVPYKGAGPAMTDLLGGQVDTYFGNTVSVMGQLAVGKVRALAVSSLWRVSALPNVPTVAEQGYAGFDATTWLGLVGPANLPADVVARLNAETVKILARADVKSKLVQDGSEPTPGTPQQFAAQVRAEHAKWGTLIRDANIRIE, encoded by the coding sequence ATGCAACGACGTGAATTCCTGGGCGGCGCGCTGGCAGCGGTCGCTCCGACCGCCTTCGCGCAAGGCCCTTCGCAGTACCCGAACAAGCCGATCCGCCTCGTGGTGCCTTTCCCCGCCGGCGGGGGAACCGACGCCACCTCGCGCCTGATCGCCGAGAAGTTCACCTCCACCCTGGGCTGGACCGTCGTGGTCGACAACAAGCCGGGGGCGGGCGGCAACATCGGCCTGGACGCGGTCGCCAAGTCCGCGCCGGACGGCTACACGATCGGGATGGGGCAGGCTTCCAACCTGGCGATCAATCCCTCGCTGTACGCGAAGATGCCGTTCGACCCGCTCCGGGACCTCACGCCCATCGTGTCGGTCGCCGAGCAGCCGGTCGTGCTGGTGGTGCGCGCGGATTCGCCGCTGAAGACCTTCGCCGACTTCGTCCAGGCCGCCCGCGCGCGCCCGGGCAAGGTGGGCATCGCGCAGGCGGGCAACGGAACCGTGGGCCATCTCGCGGGCGAACTGCTCGAGCGGCGCGCCGGGGTGCAGGTCCTGCAGGTGCCGTACAAGGGCGCCGGCCCCGCGATGACCGACCTGCTGGGCGGCCAGGTCGACACGTACTTCGGCAACACGGTCTCGGTGATGGGGCAGTTGGCCGTCGGCAAGGTGCGCGCGCTGGCCGTGAGCTCGCTGTGGCGCGTCAGCGCACTGCCCAACGTGCCCACCGTGGCAGAGCAGGGCTACGCCGGCTTCGACGCGACGACATGGCTGGGCCTGGTCGGTCCCGCGAACCTGCCAGCCGACGTGGTGGCGCGCCTCAACGCCGAGACGGTGAAGATCCTTGCGCGCGCCGACGTGAAGAGCAAGCTGGTGCAGGACGGCAGCGAGCCGACGCCGGGCACGCCGCAGCAATTCGCTGCGCAGGTGCGGGCCGAGCATGCCAAATGGGGTACGCTGATCCGCGACGCGAACATCCGCATCGAATGA
- a CDS encoding IclR family transcriptional regulator, which produces MFEERMIDRRAKEVQRVTLGETPRHDREGKRSGARGAPASTEAAASDLKRLLVGASPSASSGRDHETVNAVLRALSILTAFDGDEVYLPLAELARRTGLLKPTALRLARTLAAARFLVSGDDGTWRLGPAAGWIGSRYQAQFDLDSAIEPILRELSAQTGESASFFVFEGNLRSCLMRCEGPAGASRHMRTGEVFPLDRGSAGRVILAALGEPGDLNERIRRRGFAITRGERRSDFASVSAAVRGAHGTVLGSVSASGPVERLTVAVLRRHAPAILHAARQLGEVLGAMPASALRATWHPS; this is translated from the coding sequence TTGTTCGAGGAACGGATGATCGACAGGAGAGCCAAGGAAGTGCAACGCGTTACGCTTGGCGAAACTCCCCGGCACGACCGGGAGGGAAAGAGGAGCGGCGCGCGAGGGGCGCCTGCCAGCACGGAGGCGGCTGCTTCCGATCTCAAGCGCCTGCTCGTGGGCGCATCACCGTCGGCGTCGTCCGGCCGGGATCACGAAACGGTCAACGCGGTGCTGCGTGCGCTGTCCATCCTCACGGCGTTCGATGGGGACGAGGTCTACTTGCCGCTTGCCGAACTGGCGCGCCGCACCGGCTTGCTCAAGCCCACGGCCTTGCGGCTGGCCCGCACCCTCGCGGCGGCCCGCTTCCTCGTGAGCGGAGACGACGGCACCTGGCGGCTCGGGCCGGCCGCAGGCTGGATCGGCTCGCGCTACCAGGCGCAATTCGACCTGGATTCGGCCATCGAGCCCATCCTGCGGGAGCTCAGCGCGCAAACGGGCGAGAGCGCCTCGTTCTTCGTCTTCGAGGGCAACCTGCGCAGTTGCCTCATGCGCTGCGAAGGGCCTGCCGGCGCCTCGCGCCACATGCGCACGGGGGAGGTCTTTCCGCTGGACCGCGGTTCTGCCGGACGGGTGATCCTGGCGGCCCTGGGCGAGCCGGGTGACCTGAACGAGCGCATCCGCCGGCGGGGATTCGCCATCACCCGGGGCGAGCGACGCAGCGACTTCGCCAGCGTGTCGGCGGCGGTTCGTGGGGCGCACGGCACCGTGCTCGGCTCCGTGAGCGCATCAGGGCCGGTCGAGCGGCTGACAGTCGCCGTCCTGCGGCGCCACGCGCCCGCCATCCTGCACGCGGCGCGGCAACTGGGCGAGGTCCTTGGCGCCATGCCTGCCTCGGCATTGCGTGCCACCTGGCACCCCTCTTGA